The Hydra vulgaris chromosome 14, alternate assembly HydraT2T_AEP genome includes the window acattaattaatttttcgtGGTTATTCTGTGACTATAatgtctaaaataattaaaatttcctatttattaaaatttatgccAGTGGTTTTGGCTGTAGATGATAATTTGTTCAATCTTAAATCTAAAGGTAAATATTACTTTGCAAcgagttttactttttattacattacCATTAATCATTAATGgtgtaataaaaagttaaattttttttgtaaaaactcggtaaaatttaaaattaatgtttaaaatattagctaaaAATACACTATACATAAATTGTCAACTTATGACAGTAAAATAAGTTGATAATAGATTTGAGATAAGTATTTTCAATGATATATTAGGAATACCtattcttaatttataattgttatccTTAATACATCATTGAGTATTTCAAGCTCGTACAATGGTACACACTATGATCATGATTATCTTTACACAATGTCATTGTGTACATTGCTATTATTCGCAATTGGACTGCCAATCGATTATTTacaattgttattgtttaaaaaaaacttttttaggcTATTTGTGTCACAGTTTCTGTGTGACCTGGCCTcactagctttttttaaaaaaaatagaactttaAATAACGACTGTTCAAATACATTGATTGTTATGtcacataaatttaatttatctattgGTATAATTTTGATATCATCTAAGTcctgcttttttgttttttgctgcactaaaatatttactttaattgcACTAAAAGTAAATAGTTTATTGCAGTAAAACCTGAAAAGTTAAATTTCGATTTAAATTATTCTAGAATTTGTTCTGATAACTTGATAACaggtttagtttttaaaactccATATAACTGATAACaggtttagtttttaatttttattttggtatttttgtttaagattaTCTAAACTAGTAAACTGTAGAGTTTACATAATTTAACACTTACATTTGGCAGAAATGAATTGGTTGAAAACCCAGCTGCATTTTTAGTCAATCATTGAATccatttttttctgttaaatgtttttacagacAAGGTTATTCACAAATTGTATAAACTAATCAAGTCAACACacaatagtaataattacaATAGATACGTATGCTAATACCTTTAAGTATACATAGTTACagttaacatgttttttcaattttaagataataattttacttttagtatatattttccaaatttgtgtcaaagtaaagttataaattagGCTTAAagtacaatttataaaatattatctattaaataatctaattggtatttttatactaatattGCATTCTATGCCTAAAGATATTACTATCTAATGTtgtttagttaaatttagtttgttatAGAATTGTCATAGTTTTACCCAATTTAtgcataaaatatacaaaaataattttttgttgtagtGTCCTCAAAGATCAATGTATTGCCAGATGACTttgatttgatgttttttgACATGGTGTTAGAAAATGAGATGATAGTTGCTCTTCCTAATCCATGTGAAATCGTTGTCAAGGTTATTGGTAAAAATTTACTGCAAATTAGTCTAAAATCATCATGTCCggttttttctaattattttaaaagtttgttctaatctaataatattattatttcctTATGTTTATCTTATGTTTAAtatatgataattatatttcatGTTTTTCAGAATCAGACCCATCATTCCAAAGAATATCATACGAACCGACATATCTTCAAATGTTAAACTCTGTTCAAACTTATAGCCGAGAAAATTCTCCTGGTACAAGTAAAAGCTCGCCACAATCATCGTTTATTTTGCAGCCACAAAGTATGAATGTCCAAGCTACTGTCCAGTCTCCACTTTCTCTTGAGGTTGGAGTTAAGGTATGTAGCTGTGGATTTATGTCGGAAAAAAATGCACGTATGGACAGACATTTAGGTATAAGTTCAATATGTAAAATTGTTTGGTAAAATTTGTAATGCCTCATTTAAATCAACAAGAGGAGTATCAAGacacatttgcaaaaaaaatgaaaaagcagTTTTACCTATTCCAAAGATAAAAATAGACTCGCAAACAACATTAGCAATTAAACTATGTGGTCAGTTGAGAGTGCCTTCAACAACTGTCAATACAATATTTAGTATTTCCGCCAATATGCTACTTAATATTCGGAAGTTAATAAAAGAATAGCATTTTCACACTTTTGACAAGTATTTTTTACAAGTGGATATCCTTagtaataaatatcaaaaaaaaaattttttattgacattttgaaaataaatgaaattttgtttgCTGGTGGCaaaggttataattttttactatttgacattattaattttcttttgcaAATTGATGAGTTTGTAGAGTTTTTAAGTAGGAAAGATGCTGATTCAAAATATCGTACAGATTTCCCTACTCACAAGCCATTAGAATTTTCTCTTAATTTATATTGTGACGATATAGAATTAGCTAACCCTATTGGCAAACGCagaaaacttcataaaataactattttctaCGTTCAATTTCATTCCTTGCCATCATATATGCGTTCTACGTTAATATCAGTTTTTCCACTTGCAGCTGTGCCTGTAAAGTTATTaaagtctgaaaaaaaaaggggCTTATTTTCAGTACTTagaagattttattaattcCTGAATCTTTTGAATAATggtgttatttttaattcaacgaTTGGTtgtgtaaaactatttttaaaatttgttatatatttggGAGATACATTAGCTTCAAATCACATTTGTGGATTTAAAACCAGCTTTGCACCAAATGCATTTAGATGCTGTCGTATATGTCTTACCACAAATATACACATGTCATTAATTTACAGAGAAGATTTGTGTATGTTACGTACTCAAGCAAACCACCATCAACATATCAAAGATCTCTAGAGTGtgacaagtaaaaaatttaaactctatTGGTCAAGATTTTATGGCATAAATTATGAGAGTGCACTTTTATTAATCACCGCTTTTGGTATTATTGAAAACGCACCACACGATCCCATGCACATTTTGCTTGAAGGACTAGTGCCCCATGAACTATGTCTTCTGCTGCGATTGCATATTTGTGAAAAACGTATATATTCATTAGCTGcacttaatagttttattattcagTTTCCTTATTCATACTCTGAAGGCAGAGATAAGCCCAATATTTGTCTAAGTACCTTTGATATTTCAGGGTCTCGAACGTCTGCTCAAAATTTGATTCTTGCTCGTATCATTCCACTTTTTATTGGACAATACAGCAATTTCAATGATCCTCATTATGttaattttcttgaacttttACAATACCTTCAACTTACTTTTTCACCGATAACTACATATAGAACTATTTTGGATTTAGAAACTCTTATTGTAAAGCATAACAAATCATTTTCTTTATTGTGGCTAAAAAATCTGATaccaaaacatcattttttacttcattttgttGGACAAATGCATCGATTTGGTCCActaaataatcaattttgtatgaCTTTTGAAGCAAagcacaataaaataaaaagtgtacGCTggcataactttaaaaacattgccAAATCAGTTTGTCAATATCTCCGATGGAACACAATTTCAAACTTCCTTGATGATAATGGTCAACTGATACTTTATCCTTTTACGGCAAAgactaaacattaaaaaaaaagaattgttattGGTTCAATTGTATACCAAGTTGGTGATATTATTTCGACAATTGATGATTCTTATCAACTTTATAAGATCACTGACTTTCAACCTAGTTGCGTAAAAGTTACTATCATGACAATTGACAGCTACATACCTCAAAAACTGGCTTTTCATGTTAGAAGTACTAATGTgtttaaatcaattattttagaaaatctcTAAATTCCGTGGCCATTGACAAAATTTACAGTAGATGGCACAATATTAGTTGTGCCTTGGTCAAAACATTGTCTcatagtttcttaattacaataaatattttgaatatcaatatattttgtatatttgttggtgttttttaagaaagattTGTAGTTATTTCgttcatttatatataagcGTATTAATGCATGCAGAATATATACTTGCTAAAGTATCTAAACAATagaatgtttatatatatatatatatatatatatatatatatatatatatatatatatgtatatatatatatatatatgtatatatatatatgaatatagtGTTGTCAAAAGACCCAGTACTTCGGTACCAAGTCGgtactaaaaaaatgtaaacgtCACAGTACCAAGTTTTCTTAAGTACCGTGATGCGCATGTGTGCAGTAGCGCGTCCACTTTATTAAACTGCTGAGAAATGGCGACCGGTAGTGCAGCTGATGTGGTAGCTCTAAATCCACTTGTTGAGAAAAAAGGAGGAAAGAGCCATGTGTGGAAATATTTTGGATTTGCGGCTGATGACAAGGGGAATATCATTGATAATCAAAAACCCATTTGCAAACGATGTCGCCGAAGTTTTCACTCAAAAAGAGGAAACACATCGAACTTAATAAAACACCTCAAAGACCGACACCCGGATCTGATGAAAGAGTACAAGCAGGTAAGTTTCAAACTAATTTCAGATATAGAGCTTCTGTTATGaattatatatcatattttaatttgaatgtctGAACCAGTCGGATAGAAATAAACAGCCAAAAATAAGTCATACAGAAagattaaaataacaataataagcttaaaaattaaatttaaaaattatatactttttttacgtttttttacaaCCTATTGTTAagacttttcttttaataagtatttcttataaaaagtaatttgtaaaaagtcgtttgtaaaaagacttttcaaaaaaagattttgtaaaaagtcTCTTGTAAAAAGTCgtttgtaaaaagttgtttttaaaaagtcgcTCATAAAAAGTCGTTTGTAAAAAgtcttttgtaaaaaagattttgacgTCTTTAATAGAATGACTTTACAGAGAAAATAAAATCGGTGACTTCAAAAGCGAAATGTAACTTTTTAAGTGACTTCTAATTAAAGCGTTTAagcattaaaagttttgaacaaCGTTCATTGTTTTGAATAAAGTCgttgttgttaataaaattaatattaaaaatagttctaaacgatttaaattaataaaaaaaattataatttagtaaaagataatataaatatatatttttgctgaTTCTTtccttcttcaaaaaaataaataaaaaaattccaaaaaaataaaaaatatttatcgaAGAAAACGTTTTAGCGAATAAAGTTTTATGTATAGTTTTTTCGATTAAAGTATTAAAGGTTTTTATCGCattataataatggaaataaaattagttatagaaatagttttaaatttattataaaaaatacatacttataaagtaaataaaactacatataatatttaattattgggAAAATTCTTCTAAtcctttacttttttacttcCATGGTGCTACTAATAGAAATTATGTAATTACCTACCGTGTAAaggattaaacaattttatacaaaaagtattttttaacaaaatttaaaatatttaatttttttacaagtactaattatttattaaaactgtttatgTGGGCTTTATATAGGCTATTATATAGGTTAATATAAAAGCTGAGATTTGTTATttagagaaaaactaatgtttcaTATGTTCAGACTCAGCCCATTTTTGACTTCTAtacttataaagtatatttattatattttccttTTACAGCTGCAAGCTGAGGAAGACCATGGAACACCCCCGCAAACTCATAAACAGGTAACAGTTACAGAAGCTTTTCAGTGGCaacaaaaatatgacaaaaactCACCTGAGGCAAGAAAGCTGAACCTAGCTTTTGCTGAATTCATATGTATTGATAAAGTGCCCATTTATACAGTTCAAAAATGTGGATTCCAACAAATGCTCCATCATTTAACCCAAAACACCAGCTTCCAAGTCGAAACTTTTTTATGTACACTGAGATTCCCTGCATGTACAATGACACCAGAGACCTCATAATCCAGCATCTCAGAGACAAATCATTTTACAGCTGCACAACAGATCTTTGGACAAGTAGAACTGCACACACTTTCATGTCTTTAACTCTGCAGTACATTACTAAATCATGGGAATTGCAATCCTGATGTCTTGGCTGTTGTGGTCTCAACACAGACCACACTGCTGAAAGTTTGAAGGAGGCCTTTgaagaaaaacttgaaaactggAAGTTGGACATTGCAAGAATGTCAGGCATCACAACAGACAATGCCACAAATAACAAAAAGCCTTTGAGGACTACACCTGGATTCCTTGTTTAAGGCACAATCTGCACCTTGCTGTAAATAAGGCATTAGACATAAACAGGATGTCTGCAGTGCTGTCAAGGCTTCGAAAAACTATTTCTGCCTTTACAAGATCCCCAAAACTTTCACGCCAGGTGACCAAGAAACAGAAAGATCTGTCCTCTCCAGACCACAAACTCATTCATGATGAACCCACTCGCTGGAATTCTTCATACGATATGGTGGAACGTTTCTTGGAGCAGCAGCAGGTTGTCTGTACTGTCCTGGCTAGCTGAAGACAGGAAAAAATGGCATCTGATGCCAAAAGACTCAGATATTGCAGTTTTAGAAACCGTTAAAGCAGTTCTTAAGCCACTCAGTCCTTTTACTGATGCACTTAGCGGGGAAAAACATACCACCCTGTCTTCAGTCTTGCCGTTACTCTGGAAGATATTTGAGTGTCTAAGTCATGAACAAAGTGACTCTGCATTAGCCCAAGAGATGAAGGAAGAGATACACGAGTATCTTCAGCATCGCTATGATGACCTGCAGCTACGATTTCTTTTGAACACTGCAACCTGCCTTGATCCACGATTTAAGAATAGCTTTGTCTCTCTAAAGGATGATGTGAAGCAAAGTCTCCTGGATGAGGTGAAAAAAATGGGCAATGAAAAAGAAGGAATTGCATCTCGGGTGTCTAGAGCATTGTCAAGTAAAGAAGTCAGGCCatcaaaaaaatccaaaaatgacCTAAAGTTACTGCTTTCCACCATACAAGgggaaaagaaagaaaaaggagAGCCAGCATCCTCAAGTCATGCACCTCTTTCTGCAAGTGGCGAGATAAATGGTGAATTCTTGGTGTACGATCAGATGCCTGAGGTCAGTGCTGAGGATGATCCACTTATCTGGTGGAAAACAAATATGGGTACTCTACCTCAACTATCAGAGTTTGCCAGGAAGTACCTTTGCATTGCTGCATCTAGCTGTTCATCTGTAAGAGTGTTCAGTACTGCAGGGTACATTGTTAGCCCAAGACGCTCAAGACTCAGGAACATGTTGATATGTTAGTGTTTCTATCTGAAAATCTGGAAATGGCAAAGAAAGTTACTTAAAGGAATAACTGTGTAGACCAGTATTGATTTGggtaaaaaatgttgttatttatctatttatttaattactcaAACGTTTACAATCCTTGGCTTGAAATACTTAAATTATGccgttgtttttttgtttttttacatgtataataatattttaatttacaacttGTTGTTCAGTTATggcatattttgtttaatttataaaaatgttacagTTTATAAATAAGAGTGATTATTCAGTCATGgcttattgttttgttatttatctagttatttaattacttaaatgtTTACAATCCTTGGCTTGAAATACTTAAAttatgccattttttttttacatttataataatattttagtttattacttGTTAGTCATggcatattttgtttaatttataaaaattgcgtttttaaggtttgtaatttttatttattatttgtggAAAAAGTTGAAACACAATTTTAATCAAGTATGAAGAATGgcattgtttaactttattaataaaaatagtgtgTTTTTCAGCTAGCATGTTTTTGTGTTTTGCTTTGACATAAAGAATCGTGAATTTTTATTGGCAAATTTAGCCTAAATTAAACTTTGGTTTGGTACCGAAATTGGTACCGAGAACCGTGGATTTTCACTGGTATCGGTACCGAATACTGTAATTTTGGTACCGTGACAacactgtatgtatatatatatatagatatagatatatatatatatatatatatatatatatatatatatatatatatatatatatatttatatatatatatatacatatatatatatatatatatatatgtatatatatatatatatatatatgtatatatatatatatatatatatatgaataaatatatatattttataatatatatcttttaataccTGTTATcgaataatttaattgataactttaaataaattatatttaatttaaattgatttaaattaatccattaatttgttaaaatttaatctttaatcgATTAATTTAAAATACCGATTAATCTACCACCCCTAGTTGAAGGAATGTTTTACAACCGGATGCCCTTCCTGGCGTTAACATGAAGCAGGTTGCACAGGAtaacatgttaccagtagcaggttAACGTGACTTGACGTaaggataacctgacctgacctatatatatatatatatatataacacacacaaacacacacacacacacaaatatatatatatgtatatatatatatatatatatatatatatatgtatatatatatatattttttttttaatctatatatatatattatatatagtatatatatatatatatatatatatatatatatatatatatataattaatatatatatttatatatatttgtatatatttatatttttaaatatatatatatatatatatatatatatatatatatatatatatatatatatatatatataatttatatatttatttaattttttggaaaaactaGTTACCTATTTTTTCGATGGACTGCACCAATTATTTAAATGGTTTGGTGCCTTGCCGCAAGCATACCTTAAAAGATATTGGTAGTGAATTAGCACATCATCTCCAAAGGTGCCTCCCTGAGGGATCCACTTCCATTAGAAAGAAGTTTTATTGTCGTGTTACTGTCCTTTTGAAAGAGTCGTATCCAAACTGTTCTTTTGGAGAAGAGGGTGCAGTaagtttgaattattatttaatgttttattttaaaatatttcacacACAAACCAATGGCAAACTATAAATTCTTCAAAATGTTTAGTTAAACATAAGTTACGTCATTATCCTAAATAGAGTAAATTTAAATCGAACATCTAGGTTAAGATAAAGAtctagattaaaaaaatcttgaattaaaACTCTTTATACATGCCACATTCATGTGTTACACaagatttttagttttacattttgttgTTCAGGGTGGTGTTGTAAAACGTGATTCGAATGTTATTCGTAAGCGACGTGAGCGAAAAATCAAAACTTTGGCAGAGTCTAAGAATGCAAACAGAATGCTTAACATCTCTGGAATAAACGATGCCTCATTTGATGATGATATACAAGTAATACTTcataaaattgtaaactaaatatcattttttatcaatattttttataataataaaaatatattttatatttttagtaattacgGTAACAATTTCGTTATAAGAGTTATTGCAATGTTTTTTGTTAGTGTGCTTTGGTGCAAAGAGTTCCAGATTTAGAACACATCCGTTGTTTAGTGAGGAATATGCGCTGTTCTCTGCCGTATTTAGAGCACAAAGATCATCTATTCCATCTCGAGATCGTaagaaaacaataattatacttttgtcACATATATCATTAATTGTTATATGTGTGCTACAATGTAGGACATATTTAGCACTGctacatatatttttagatCATGGACGAGTTCGAAAAAATGAACATTATAAAAAGAGAAACAGCATTAGATAAGCTGATGCAAGTCGTTGATAAATTGTATCCTGGTATGCCTATTGCACCTGCCCTGATTAATTTTCACAACAGCACTACCAGAAGAGGGGTGCTGTGCCCAGTTGTTATTGATGGTGTAAGTTTAAcgaaaagttgtttaattttgtttttctaattatatattttttaataatattaattaagaaagataaaaagattaagataatgattttcttttttacaaaatgtttaggctgaagatattattttttctccTGGGCCTTGTCTCATATTAGccgaaaatgtaaaaattgtcgacaaagtaaatattattgCAATAGGACAACGCCATAATGATGCACTACACGTCCTTCAACTTCTggcatattattatataatggACTCATCCTACCCAAGGTTGTTTGGAGGAGCTTCAGGGCTACTGCAGCATTATGTCTTGCAACTACCATTTGATTGCATGATTAAGCTTTGgctcaaaaaatgtaaaatcttgTGAAATCTGTTGCCGTGGTATATTGACATTTTATATTGACTGAACCATGAAAAATTTATTCGTTTGTATATAAGCAATTctatttcataactttttttaaaacaaataaaatatagtttttatcgTTTCTTAGGTCTTCTTATTTGTTTAAGTATGGCgtgacatttaatttttaatttgtcacgCGACATCTAAAACACTATCGTGTCGCATGTCATCAAGCCCGATTTTTCACGCCAcatttaatttatctaaatgTGGCGTGAAAAATCGGGCTTGGCGACATGCGACATGATAGTGTTTTAGATGTCGcgtgacaaattaaaaattaaatgtcacGCCATACTTAATTTTAAACAGTCGCGTGACaactataattataaatgtCACGCCAAACTTAATATTTGAATGTCGTGTGACAACTACGATTATAAATGTCGCGCGAAAAATCGGGCTTCGTGACATGGGAGTTTTATTAGACAATTTGGCGTGACATTTTTTACagtgtaataataaatttttaaaatctcccGAACAatgcaaaactttaaaaaaataataaattaattttaacaacaaataataaataaattttgataaaaaaataataaattaattttaataagtaaattttgataataaaataataaattttattaacaaaatatcaaacaaactttaacagtaaattttaaaatgcccTCGTAGAATGAAAAAGTGTGggacaaaaagaaattaaaaagtgtGTGGGAGAATTCCGTTTAATGAAGCAATATGAAAAGTGGTAAATGCAATTAGTGTTCATCGATAACATCAAATATATTCGGAAATACTTCATCAatgattaaacattttaaaatttaaacatggaATTTCGCTACCAACACGGAAAGAAATGGGAGAAAGCACCGCCaccaaacaatttaaaactttcgACGCTTTCGCTTCCGTCACAAGAAAGTCTGAGGAGAAATTGTTGCTAAAATGAGCGCTTTTGATGGTATATCAGTTTGAGCGATTACAAAGTCTAGCTTTATTCGTAAAAGTTTAGTAAAGTTAAGTTATAATCTTCTTTATGAGAGAATCCTAAAAGAATTTAGccataaaaactttgaattgatttcataatttttatgacaaaaagaAGTTAGAAATAcaagaattattaaaagaaaaagtttaaaaaggcCGACAATTTAGCATTACACTTGATAAACAGACAAGTATGAAAATACGGAAATACAAATTACCAATTTGAATAGAACTGAGTCTGAAGAGGGTTGGTATTACTTGGATTTAGTTTGAATTTCAAACTTGTGTACAGCTTTACagttagttaaaaaagtagAGCAAGATAAACACATATTAtattaagtttgaaaaataaattagtgaACGGCGGCAGTGCAAGTGTaataaaatgtgtaataaaatttcctagtctttataatttgtattcGAATCGCTATACAGTTTAAATGTATTTGAtgaactaaacaaaaataaaaatattgctcCCATGCAAAATGAAGATGACCATGATCAAGATGGTATTGATgatgattttgttaaaaaatttatattttaacgaGCGACGATGATATCAAAGAATACGGacaagttaaatttaaaaaattagacaatatggaagaaaatataaaaagtgtttGCATATCTAATAAATGGTTCTTCTATGCAAAATTACATTAgcataaaagattaaaataattttagaaaatgaaCTTCAGCTAGTGTTAGATGTAAGAACTCGTTGGAAC containing:
- the LOC136091120 gene encoding E3 SUMO-protein ligase ZBED1-like; this encodes MNPLAGILHTIWWNVSWSSSRLSVLSWLAEDRKKWHLMPKDSDIAVLETVKAVLKPLSPFTDALSGEKHTTLSSVLPLLWKIFECLSHEQSDSALAQEMKEEIHEYLQHRYDDLQLRFLLNTATCLDPRFKNSFVSLKDDVKQSLLDEVKKMGNEKEGIASRVSRALSSKEVRPSKKSKNDLKLLLSTIQGEKKEKGEPASSSHAPLSASGEINGEFLVYDQMPEVSAEDDPLIWWKTNMGTLPQLSEFARKYLCIAASSCSSVRVFSTAGYIVSPRRSRLRNMLIC